From one Lolium rigidum isolate FL_2022 chromosome 4, APGP_CSIRO_Lrig_0.1, whole genome shotgun sequence genomic stretch:
- the LOC124707580 gene encoding uncharacterized protein LOC124707580: MAMAASLLTAAPSLLSPASPRRRPILAAPTPSLRRRVLASSPLARESRAARAACMVALVRGGGEATEEERDQAPDWRAPAARLVLGALIGSAALLGCGADLAAAAEDSIRASGFGLRVAASLRRLGWPDDAVVFTLATLPVLELRGAIPAGYWMRLHPVRLTVLAVLGNMVPVPFIILYLKKLATFLSQRSASATRIMDLLFERARRKAAPVEEFQWLGLMLFVAVPFPGTGAWTGAIIASVLGMPFWSGLSANFVGVFLAGLLVNLLMNLGLKYAIVTGVLLFFVSTVMWGVLRSLKKSLNTE, translated from the exons ATGGCCATGGCGGCCTCACTTCTCACTGCCGCGCCGTCCCTTCTCTCACCGGCATCGCCGAGACGGAGGCCCATCCTCGCGGCCCCTACGCCTTCTCTCCGCCGGAGGGTTCTCGCTTCTTCGCCGCTCGCGCGAGAGTCTCGCGCCGCGAGGGCCGCGTGCATGGTGGCGCTGGTGCGAGGCGGGGGTGAGGCGACGGAAGAAGAGCGGGACCAGGCGCCCGATTGGCGCGCTCCCGCGGCGCGGCTGGTGCTGGGCGCGCTCATCGGCTCCGCCGCGCTGCTCGGATGCGGCGCggacctggcggcggcggcggaggactcCATCAGGGCGTCCGGGTTCGGGCTGCGggtcgctgcgtcgctgcggaGGCTCGGGTGGCCCgacgacgccgtcgtcttcacgCTCGCCACGCTGCCCGTGCTCGAGCTGCGGGGCGCCATCCCGGCCGGGTACTGGATGCGGCTCCACCCCGTCCGCCTCACCGTCCTAGCCGTTCTCGG GAACATGGTGCCTGTGCCATTCATCATCCTCTACCTGAAGAAACTCGCCACCTTTCTCTCGCAAAGAAGTGCTTCTGCGACCCGGATTATGGATCTCCTCTTTGAGCGGGCGCGGCGGAAGGCTGCACCTGTGGAGGAATTCCAATGGCTTGGGTTGATGCTGTTTGTTGCTGTTCCATTCCCAGGCACCGGGGCATGGACCGGCGCTATCATTGCATCAGTTCTGGGCATGCCTTTCTGGTCGGGTCTGTCAGCGAATTTCGTGGGGGTCTTCCTAGCAGGGTTGCTGGTAAATTTGCTCATGAATCTTGGGTTGAAGTACGCGATAGTCACTGGTGTACTTCTTTTCTTTGTATCAACTGTGATGTGGGGAGTCCTTCGGTCTCTCAAGAAGTCATTGAATACAGAATGA